A stretch of the Notamacropus eugenii isolate mMacEug1 chromosome 2, mMacEug1.pri_v2, whole genome shotgun sequence genome encodes the following:
- the LOC140528915 gene encoding uncharacterized protein has translation MHQTRAEPALPRHHRTKRSRSKQASGTESPAAAQVPPPIGTRDEEEQCLPSGKDIEVKASVSQTSRINIQWAQAMEELKKDFENQVREVEEKLGREMREMQEKHEKQVNTLLKETPKNAEENNTLKNRLTQLAKEVQKANEEKNVLKSRISQIEKEVQKLTEENSSLKIRMEQMEANDFMRNQEITKQNQKNEKMEDNVKYLIGKTTDLENGSRRDNLKIMGLPESHDQKKSLGIIFPEITKENCPGILEPEGKISIQGIHRSPPERDPKRETPRNIVAKFQSSLVKEKILQADRKKQFKYCGNTIRIT, from the exons atgcaccagaccagagcagagcccgCCCTGCCTCGGCACCAccgcaccaagaggagcagatccaagcaggcttcagggacagaatctccagcggctgcgcaggtccctccacccataggtaccagag atgaggaagaacaatgcttaccatcagggaaagacatagaagtcaaggcttctgtatcccaaacatccagaataaatattcagtgggctcaggccatggaagagctcaaaaaggattttgaaaatcaagttagagaggtggaggaaaaactgggaagagaaatgagagagatgcaagaaaagcatgaaaagcaggtcaacaccttgctaaaggagaccccaaaaaatgctgaagaaaataacaccttgaaaaataggctaactcaattggcaaaagaggttcaaaaagccaatgaggagaagaatgttttaaaaagcagaattagccaaatagaaaaggaggttcaaaagctcactgaagaaaatagttctttaaaaattagaatggaacagatggaggctaatgactttatgagaaaccaagaaatcacaaaacaaaaccaaaagaatgaaaaaatggaagataatgtgaaatatctcattggaaaaacaactgacctggaaaatggatccaggagagacaatttaaaaattatgggactacctgaaagccatgatcaaaaaaagagcctaggcatcatctttcctgaaattaccaaggaaaactgccctggtattctagaaccagagggcaaaataagtattcaaggaatccacagatcacctcctgaaagagatccaaaaagagaaactcccaggaacattgtggccaaattccagagttccctggtcaaggagaaaatattgcaagcagatagaaagaaacaattcaagtattgtggaaatacaatcaggataacataa